The following is a genomic window from Thermodesulfobacteriota bacterium.
ATCCCTTATTGCAAGTTCCTTTATTTTGAGATAGTTAATTGAGTTTTGAATAACATTGGTAGTTTCCTGACAAATATAGCTGACTAAACTCCTTTCCCTTTCGTTAAATGGGAGGTTAGTTTTTCTGCCAATGACTAAACATCCCAAAATATTGTCGCTATATGCGCTACTATCAACAGATGCTTGTACTAGGGGGCAGACCATTATTGATTTTATTAATTTGATCCCCAATGCAAAATCAATTTCCTTACCAAATACGCTTCTATAAATGCGGCTTGAAGAAATATCATCGAAATATAGAATCTTTTTGTTCTTATTTACCAAGCCTATTAAGGTGTTTTGATGCAATATGGTGGTTTCAATTGAGTTTTTTAAATCAACGTTTAATGTCTTCTTCAGTTCGCTACTGTTCATTTCAGCATTCGAAAGGGTTATCCCGAGAAAATCGGCTTCCATGAAGTTATCCAGTGTTTTTAAAACGTGGTCAAATGTATAATCAATTTCCTGTGTAGAGTTGAGATTCTTTGTAAACCCGTATATGGCATTGAGTTCTTTATAACTCGTGTATACCTTTTGTGATAGTTTAAAGTTTTCGAGAATCATTCCTATTCTGTCCGAAATCACACATGTTATATGTTTTTCAGATTGACCAAACGCATCTTTCTCAAGACTGTCAACAACAAGCACGCCAATTAGTTCCTCTGATTTATTTCCTCGGTCTTCTTCGCGCTCGATTACAATTGGCATCGCAAAGAGGGATTTAACTGGAAGTTCTTTTTTGTAGTAGAAGAGATTTTTATCTCCCTTTCGCAAGTTTTCAGCCGTAAAGGGTGTATTGGTTTTCAGCACCCATCCAAAATAACCGGTCCGAAAGTTTAGTCTCTGTCCTATATCTATGGAATCTGGAATTTCGGATGTAAAATCTTCAATTTCAAAAAGCCCATCTTCTCTTTTTAAATACAATAAGATGGTATGAGAAGATAAAAATTCCTTCAGTAGCCTTAAAGATTCATTTATTGCCCTTTTTACTTCCTTGAGCTTATTAGGTTCATTTTCGCTCAGTTTTGTATCTTTTACATTGTGGAAGATGCCTGGAATCTCTATTTGCTCAATTTTCTCATTATTCTTAAATATATTAGTGGGCATAAAGCTGTTTTTTCTTAATACGTACCCTAAACCATATGTCGATAGAAAAAGAGGAAAAATCCAAAAGATTGTATTATTAAGCGGGTTAATTAATTGAAGGACTATGATTAGTAATGTCGCCAGGGTCGCCCCCTGCCATCCTGCATATGCAAACAGTAGAGGTGTAACTATATAGAAAGATGGAAATAGATCTTTGCCTGCCGCTTGTACCAGTACGTTTAGACACAGGGTAATTAGAAGTGCAGTCTCAATTTTGACTAAAGGGTTCGCTGATGTGCTTTCTTTTTTGAGAAACGTATAGATTACATATAGTGTCGAAACAGACAAAAGAGTTGCCGCGATTAATGAGTATGTGTTTAAAGTATGAAAACCGTTTTTGAATAGTAAAGTAAGTGTAAAGATCGATAACAAAAGAGTGTAAACCCTTTTGATGATGTGTTTAGGTCGGTTTAAACTATTCTTGGAATTTATAAATCTTCTCACTTTGTTTAATCATCCCCAGCTCTTCTCTTGCAATCTTTTCTATGATAGGAATTTCAGTGTTGAGGATTGTAATTTGTTTTTGCAACTTCTCGTTTTCCGTCTTTAGACGTTCTATTCTTTTCTTTATCTCATTATTTTCTCTGTATAGTGAATACACCTTTGTAATTTCTTTTGTGAAAGTGTATGCAACGAGAGAAATGCATACCAGAATAAGAATAGTCTTGCCTATGAATTTTGTCATGTT
Proteins encoded in this region:
- a CDS encoding septum formation initiator family protein, with translation MTKFIGKTILILVCISLVAYTFTKEITKVYSLYRENNEIKKRIERLKTENEKLQKQITILNTEIPIIEKIAREELGMIKQSEKIYKFQE
- a CDS encoding sensor domain-containing diguanylate cyclase, with product MRRFINSKNSLNRPKHIIKRVYTLLLSIFTLTLLFKNGFHTLNTYSLIAATLLSVSTLYVIYTFLKKESTSANPLVKIETALLITLCLNVLVQAAGKDLFPSFYIVTPLLFAYAGWQGATLATLLIIVLQLINPLNNTIFWIFPLFLSTYGLGYVLRKNSFMPTNIFKNNEKIEQIEIPGIFHNVKDTKLSENEPNKLKEVKRAINESLRLLKEFLSSHTILLYLKREDGLFEIEDFTSEIPDSIDIGQRLNFRTGYFGWVLKTNTPFTAENLRKGDKNLFYYKKELPVKSLFAMPIVIEREEDRGNKSEELIGVLVVDSLEKDAFGQSEKHITCVISDRIGMILENFKLSQKVYTSYKELNAIYGFTKNLNSTQEIDYTFDHVLKTLDNFMEADFLGITLSNAEMNSSELKKTLNVDLKNSIETTILHQNTLIGLVNKNKKILYFDDISSSRIYRSVFGKEIDFALGIKLIKSIMVCPLVQASVDSSAYSDNILGCLVIGRKTNLPFNERERSLVSYICQETTNVIQNSINYLKIKELAIRDGLTGLYNRSHFQEMLSHSLDRSDRYSEQVTLIMIDVDNLKDINDNYGHKEGDWVLSCTGKTISRSIRKTDIAARYGGDEFAIVLPNTDKENAIILTQKLQDNLRKAISPKDADAPDVTFSFGVATYPNNASSKDLLIEKTDRALYDSKRKGRNRFTHYEDIELKKSAM